TGCGAATGGCGTGTAGACTGCATCAGGAATCCGCGCCCAGACAAAAAAAGGATTGACGCACCGCAGTTTGCTTGGGAAAATAACCTGTGGTGCTGTACTGTAACTGTAGTTTAATTTTGACATTTTCTATGCCTGATAAAATCTTTTTGTTTCAGATAATTATCGGTAATTAGGACGCTGTAATATATCGATGGGGGCCAAATTCCCTAAGTGACACTCGCCCCTTCACAGGATGTGCGTATGCACATTGTGTCATTCACGACGACCAATTCTGCGGTGTTGTGGCATTGCTCTGCAGTCGCAGGTTCATTTCCGGCATGGCGAAGAAGCCTTCCACCAGCTCCCTCGACCGGTCGGACGTTGCCGATTTCGTCGTTGACGACCGCTCTCCCGAGGAGACCAAGGCCATCTACAACAACTGGGCGAGCAACTACGAAGAGGTGGGTATCCCCTTCACTTTGCACCGTGAACTAATGAGTCTGCAGTGGTCGAAGCATTTAACTGGGCATTCTAGAAACGCTTctacagtcggatgcaactcaagaaggaagcgaCAAATGTCCTTAaaaggagcccctccagccaatggcgtcaaccgaTTCTCCCCTTTTCCCCACTGACAATTCACCGTGCACTTGTTAGCGTGCACAATCTCaggggtggcagatgaacggTAAAGAAGCACGGCTTCATggaaatcggtcgacgccattggctggcgAGCATCCTCTGAGTGGCATCTGCGGGTTCgtgcttgagttgtatccgactatagcagtcGTGCGCGCTACAGACGCAAGCCTTAAAACAAGAAACACTCAAGGGTTTGGAAATTGATCATCAAGAATAAGCGGCAAGCTAACGTGCATGAGGCTAATAGCCGTGGTTTATGACTGCGAAATCGTAGTGACGCTTCCAGACGTGTTGCCTTCATCGGGGACGTAGTGTTGATAGTGGTAGCTTCTTGTGCCCCGGCCAATTAGTCATGTGACCCAAACAGGGGACATATTCTATGGTCACCTTTTTATTTTCGAGACACACGCACAGCTCTTCATTTTTGTTAGTAATGTTTTTAGCGTCCCGTGCAAGATCGCAGTGGTAAACAGACTAAagcacgcgcatgcgcacagaggGCTGTCCTCTTCAGCGCTTTCCATGTCGTACGTGTCTTACCAGCTCACCCTAATAGTCGGTATTTTAGTCAGAGCTTGCCAGCGTCATCTGCTCGTTTTTGTGCTGACAGAGAACTAGAAGTAGACGTTGCGTCGGTCCTGCCACTGCTGCCCTGCATGCGACGTTGTACTGCCGTCTTGTCGACGCTGTCCTGACAATTCTAAAAAATTTGGAGAGCTTTACCTAAAAGCAACACGAGCTTCGTCCAGAGAAGTGGAGCTTATTAGGTCTAGCCGTCCGATAGTCGCACATGGCTGACGATGTGGAGTAATTCGTTTTACGGCGAAGATGGCGTCTCTTGAGCACCGATGAACTTTAGGCTTCGTTAGCATGGATTGGCTAATTAAGCGCTGTATACCATGTCTCCCGAGAACAGACATCTCTCTGCCGTGAAGTTCTCGGAGCTGGCTTCATTTTTGTCGCAATGGTGCACTACCTCCTGTATCGGACCACATATCCCATTAACTTAGCCCTAACGGGTTTGTTTTTGATGCAGTGTTGGAAGACCTGTCAACCCGTTGAGCAAACAGGCGCTAATCGCCCCGACAGCCCGCTGATAAAGTCTGTTGCGCGCAGTATTTACTTGGAAAAATTCACAGGTTCTTCTCATGTGACTGGAGCAGCTATCGAACAGCATGGTGATGTTGCGTCATGGACCTTGCATACACCGTCATTTTCTTTGCCCTGAAATGGAAGATATGCCTACCGTTAGGCAATGCGAGCTCACTTCCTCCATGCTAGGTGTCAGTATAGATGTAGTGGAACAGAAAATCCCTAGGCATTAAAACAAATTGGTTTGGCTGCTGTGGACATATATTaatgtgggcagagaaaaagaaagaaaaataatattgcccagcccGCGCTGCTGTGAATAGCAGAAACGGCGTTCAAATGAATGGCCTAGCAAAAAAGAGGGCGTGGAGGTCAGAATAGCTTTCTATCGACACTTTTTTTCTTGTGCAACTTACAGGAGGCGGACGCCTGAGCTGCACCTTTAAGAGAAGGGAGTATGAAAGGAGTTAAACGGACAgattaaaagaagaaaacgttTACGCTTGTTCTTTCTGAGTTTCGAAAACTACTCAGCATAGTGCGAGCGTATTAAATTTTTTTCCTTGCGTCAACTGACCGGTGCGGCGGCGATCATCTCCGTATTAAGCTTCAAGAAGGGCTCCGAGGCTGTAGAGCTTCTTATAGAACTCTGGTAACGGCGGAGCAGCCGTTGCTGCTCCGTGGCTGCGCGGCCTTCTGACGCTGAGTTCGAAGTTCCGGGCTCGATGCCAGTCACGGTAGCCACATTTCTACGAAAACGCGAGAGCGATTGTGGGCCGCGGATTCAGTGCACGTCATGAAGGAGCCGCATGAGTCGACTTTAGCCGTTGAAACCCCAAGCACGAGCTGTACTCGTCATGGAACGTTGAACCAAAGTCGCCAATGACGAGTCATGCTCGTCCAGCCCGATAGTGTATTTATTTAGCCGCTAAAGACAAGAAGGATTCTCCATTGGATCGTTTGCTCTTTTACGCTAGAGGCCAGCAGAAGTCGAAGAAAATATTGTTTGGCCTTTGGTGCACGCATCTTGTGTGGCAAAGATGATTTAGGACTTGCATATTGCCTGCGGTGAGGATGTTAACTGGAAACGATCTGTTTCGTGCAGTGGTTTGGACAGTGTGACGATGAAGACATGGAATATCTCGCCCTGAGTGAAACTTGCATACGTACTAGGTTAATTCGAAATGAACTCCGACGATGACCAGAATGACGACAAAGACGAAGACGATGCGCTAGGCAGCGCTTGTGCCTGGGAACCTTGTTTTGGGTAGTACTAAGCACCGTCTAGGGGCACCTGGCATTTTGTTGCTGACCGTCTGTCCAAATACTTCGCATTTCAGAACTCGCGGTCTCACAACTACTGCATGCATAGAAAGAAAGCTATAAAAacacgtttttattttattttttttagtgttCAGTGCAATCAGGAAGCAGTCAAACATTATATTTTCAGAATTACCATGACATGAGAAAAAGggggcaagtaaaaaaaaattgaaaattttgtACAGTGCCTGTGCGGAAATGACTTGTGGGCTAAACAGTTAATTTGGAGTCGTCTCCTGTCTCGTCGTTCATAGCCCAGGATGTAGCGTCGGAACGTAAAAACCTCAATTCCTTTTTATGAATTGGCAAAAGTGGCAGTTTCTGTACATTTCCATCTACCTAAGACGCTTACAATTCCTGACACAGTGTGCGCTAGTTTCGCTTTATCTCTAACACCTGATTGGGACCCGCGTCTTTGCTCAGGACATGGCACTTCAAAAGTACAAGGCCCCGAACATCATGGCGCATTTCATCAACCAGGAGCTCCAGGTCAAGAAAGACGCAGTCATCATAGATGTTGGATGCGGAACCGGACTCCTAGGAGTGGAAGTATGCATCTGTAGATCAAAATGCTCAGTAAAAAGGACTTCACGGTGCCGTCGATTCCGTAACTGTGGCTTGCCTTGGAATTCGCAAAGTGCCGGTTTTATATTTGTATACTTTAACGGCTGTTGCTTTATTGAAGTCAAGTTTCGAGCTTCATGACAGGAAAGTATCCGAGGACTGTGGTATCGCCAGAATGGTActctatgaaagaaaaaaaagaagactatGGGGGACGCTTCAGCCACcctaagagtggaacgcgatagCCTTAGATTTCTCATTTGTTGCAGCTTCTGTTGTGATttatgtgtgtgcttgtgtgaGTTTCGTTGCAATTATTGGTTCATCAAGCAACATATTCAGACTGTTAGCTGCAGTGGCAGGTATTTGCTATGCTCTGATGGTGTCAACATTCGTACATATCACGCTGTTTTCTGATTTTTGACCGCGATTATTTTACATTCGTTGCCAAACTCAAGCACTTAATTCTGGGTTGTGGTTGGCTCCTTTagggtcacgtgatcttgtgacgtcatacCTCCTTtgaggtcacttgaccttgcgaTGCCGTACTCTCTTGTCCTATCAGTGAATTTCGTGACACCAGACAGCATCGGTTAGTTCCTGACGTGCACTGTAATGCCATTTAGGTTAATTGCTATCGAGACACTAGGTTGCTCACAGCCCAGAGGGCAGGTCTCTCTCGACCGATCATTGACCGTGTCGTTCTCTCCCTCTTCGGAAGCTGAAAAACCTCGGGTACAGCTACATCGACGGACTGGACTACAGCGACGGGATGATGGCGGAGGCAATAAAGAAGAACATCTACAGGCGACGCTTCATCGAGAGGGTCTCTAAAAGCGGCAAGCTGCCTCTCAAGGACGGTGAGCAGCAGGCCGCCTTGACTGTACCACTCGCAACGTTGTGCTGACGTTGTAATGACACCATTCTCGGCAACAAAGTCCCGTTTGGCAAAGTTTTGCGTAAGCAAGGCAGcagtgtgggctagttggttgtacatttggtttgaataacgcgctacacactaacaaaacgacaacctgtcctgtgtcctccgttccGGTTGTCGTtatgttagtgtgtagcgcgttattcaaaccaaaagtTTTGCGGTTCCCTCGGCGCTGTACCACCCACCATACCGTGAACATTCCTATCCTGAAGGAAGCATTAGTTGAACGCATATTAATGTATGTCGGCGTGAATATTGCATAAATGAGGGAGGAATTGGGAATGGACGTTTGTGAGTTTTCAAGGACTGCACTGTGAGACAAAAACTCGGAAGTGCGAGTGGAGCCGTCGCATCGGCGGTTCGTCTATGGATAGGTTAGACGGTAACTGACAGCatagcgaggggggggggggggtgcagtgcgAAAAGACTGGGACGAAcacaaaaatgcagacaggtTTGAGGCGGTAGGTCTCATGCGAAGGTTATCGGGAAAGACTTAGTAGAACAGTACCGCACTCCTGACGAAGAAACGACGTCCATTAGCGACAGATCCTGCGAAACGCGCCGCCCGAGGAGGTGGTCATCGGTGGCGTCGCTCT
This portion of the Amblyomma americanum isolate KBUSLIRL-KWMA chromosome 10, ASM5285725v1, whole genome shotgun sequence genome encodes:
- the LOC144106743 gene encoding methyltransferase-like protein 27 is translated as MAKKPSTSSLDRSDVADFVVDDRSPEETKAIYNNWASNYEEDMALQKYKAPNIMAHFINQELQVKKDAVIIDVGCGTGLLGVELKNLGYSYIDGLDYSDGMMAEAIKKNIYRRRFIERVSKSGKLPLKDGEYDVVALCGCLMPGHIMPDALPEVARLLKPNGRLMWIHRTLDHYESKSEQFLETRFTGTLQSLCRQFRMEIVVRKKVQDYRLKCDGQIFALKKK